A window of the Gossypium arboreum isolate Shixiya-1 chromosome 2, ASM2569848v2, whole genome shotgun sequence genome harbors these coding sequences:
- the LOC108462732 gene encoding uncharacterized protein LOC108462732 isoform X1 gives MEGNDNSTSKDYYKILEVDYDATDENIRLSYRKLALKWHPDKHKGDSAVTAKFQEINEAYNVLIDPDKRFEYDLTGIYEIDKYTLREYLARFKGMILTCNGLGISHTSTWTEQLTDRNEFAEEVLLHL, from the exons GATTACTACAAAATTTTGGAAGTAGATTATGATGCAACTGATGAGAACATCAGGTTAAGTTACCGGAAGCTTGCACTG AAGTGGCATCCAGATAAGCACAAGGGTGATAGTGCTGTTACTGCAAAATTCCAAGAGATAAACGAAGCTTACAACG TGTTAATCGATCCTGATAAGCGCTTTGAGTATGATTTAACTGGAATATATGAAATTGATAAGTATACTTTGCGG GAATATCTTGCCAGATTTAAGGGAATGATTCTTACCTGCAATGGGCTTGGTATTAGTCATACATCAACATG GACAGAACAACTAACAGACAGAAATGAATTTGCTGAAGAAG TATTATTACATCTGTAA
- the LOC108462732 gene encoding uncharacterized protein LOC108462732 isoform X2, translating into MEGNDNSTSKDYYKILEVDYDATDENIRLSYRKLALKWHPDKHKGDSAVTAKFQEINEAYNVLIDPDKRFEYDLTGIYEIDKYTLREYLARFKGMILTCNGLGISHTST; encoded by the exons GATTACTACAAAATTTTGGAAGTAGATTATGATGCAACTGATGAGAACATCAGGTTAAGTTACCGGAAGCTTGCACTG AAGTGGCATCCAGATAAGCACAAGGGTGATAGTGCTGTTACTGCAAAATTCCAAGAGATAAACGAAGCTTACAACG TGTTAATCGATCCTGATAAGCGCTTTGAGTATGATTTAACTGGAATATATGAAATTGATAAGTATACTTTGCGG GAATATCTTGCCAGATTTAAGGGAATGATTCTTACCTGCAATGGGCTTGGTATTAGTCATACATCAACATG